The genomic region tagggtatttgattcactttttcaattcaataattctttcatcaatataccattctaataatcacatatattcacacattttcataatttcatacattttcattcaattcaacaaatatatttcaattattcatattaattcataatttaatacaattcaattcacttttcaatatcaaatattcaaatatcacaaatctcatatattcatatcaatttccttatatttccaatcaatatatttttcaatataacattcattcaatattcaaattttacataaatcatgtatattatataattcaatcaatataatttcaatcaatataaattcaataaattcatcgtgATACCAAATccaatccatttcaattgtaaaacatcataattctaatactaacaattgccatatgtatataaatataacaaataatgactaagttcggattatagaaatacaaaccgtattttcttgagctaactcccgttgtctttgccattttttcttgcttagccgagattttccgagacaacattagctacaggaattaaaacaattcatattcattaattcactactaatttatatctaattaatacaatttctattcaatttctactttaatttttctattcaaattttgtccaaactcatacttaactattaaatttccagcatattttcctaatttcaaaatttcatcaatttagtccctacaacataaaacttatgaattactttacaattcaatccttatttcaattctaacttgaattcctatcaatctcacccctaattcatctttttattcaacatgaacaatatttagaaatctaataactttcaaatattaatttaatttcatcaaaactttgttctaaagcttttaaaacatcaaaattaagtgaaaagggctatattgacttaccaattaaactttaaagcttcaaaccttaaattttcccttttctttctttcctttctttttctccttctttcttCCCTGTTTCAGGTTTGCCTATTCCGtttctttcctttttatttctttcatttactttgttttgttttatatgtatatgtatatatatataatataataagttaataaatatctatttaataatcaatatttattttatatttgtatacattttattattacacatgtcacaaattttaccatacatttgtcataatttaatatatttattacataaaatctcataatataattatttaattaataaatatcttttactaaataataaatatcttatttaatatcaaatactaatattacaattgtacacacttatattttcacatttgtaccaataaatttattacaattgtcattatttaatttatttatcaaacaaaaatctcattatttaattatttaattaataaatatcttttattctaaaattaagtaaatatacaattatattccaagtgttcaaatacatatattgcacttgtacaattttatcatcatacatttgtctttatttcaatttatttaataataataataataataataataataataataataataactaatatATAAACCgtaataataattatcatatatttatatatgactTAAGAAAAATCTTATATTTTAATTACATGTATGTCACCTCATCTATtgtcaatggcttaattgccattttaatccttttactttcttttaatctacaattcaactttcatcctttattcaatttagtcatttttcctaatttctcttaattaagctaagttcacttaattaaagcctagttaattactcaattaactttgaaattgtttttaataaatattttctaatccatttttcagaaacggagacccgaagaTACATTTTTCTAATAACcttaaaattcgggtcgttacagtACCAGCTAGAGCATATGTGTCCAGACTCGAGAAGAAGGCGATACTCGTGACGTGGTAACAGGTATATTTTTACTGTATTCAGAACTTGTTTATGCTTTTATTAACCCTAGGTCTTCACACTCATTCATTAATTCAAAACTAGTTGAGTCGGAAAAGTTAGAATCTGAGATGTCTAGAGTATCTATAGATGTGTCTAGCCCGTTGGAACAAACTGTTCATAGATCAAGTATGTAGAAGATGCCCGTTAATGATACAAAATAGAATTTTCTCTGTTGACTTGCTGATAATGCCATTCAGtgattttgatataattctaggaatggattggttgtcTGAGCATGGGTGGTTTTAGATTGCCATAAAAAGAAGTTTATTATTCAGACTGAAGACGAAGGCAAGATTGAGGTAAATGGTATTCATACTGGTGGGTCAACACGTATCATTTCAATGATTCAGGCAAATAAATTACTTCAGCAGGGCTGCgcagcttatttggcttatgttatTAATTCTGATTCTGTTGAAAGCTAATGCAGTAAGATTCGAACtgtttgtgagtttcctgatgtttttcctgaagaattactgggtttgccaccaGATAGAGAAATTGAGTTTTCCATTGAAGTTTATTCTGGTACAGCTCCATTATCTATACCTCCATATTGTATGTCACccacagaattaaaagagttgaaggtacagttgcaagaTTTGCTAGATCGTGGCTTCATTCGACCGAGTATTTCACCGTGGGGAGCTCCAgtattgtttgttaaaaagaaagacggtTTGATGCGactttgtattgactatcggcagttaaataaggtgacgatcaagaataacattgatgatttattcgatcagttgaaaataaattttgtgttttcgaagattgatttgagatcaggctactatcagttgaagGTGAAAGAAAGCAATGTACTGAAGACAGCTTTTTGTACACGATATGGATATTATGAATTCTTAGtaatgcctttcggattgactaatgccCCAGCTACTTTCATGGATCTCAAGAATCGTATTTTTCAACCAtatttagatcagtttgtggtggtctttattgatgacatattggtttattcgaAATCAGAATCTGAACACGACCAGCATCTCAGAATTGTACTACAAATATTACGGGAGAAACAGTTATATGGGAAacttagcaaatgtgaattttggttattggAGGTGGtatttttgggacatgttgtgTCTGCAGATGGAATCACAGTTGATCCgaagaagattgaagcaattttttAGTGGAAAacaccgagaaatgtatctgaggtACATAGTTTCCTTGGATTGGCTGGATATTacagaagatttgtaaatgggtTTTCGAAGATAGCATTGTTGATGACGAAGCTATTACAAAataatgtttcttttatatgggATGATcagtgttagaaaagttttgagatGTTGAAACAAATGTTGACTGAGGCACCGGTTTTGACATTACCAAAATTGGGAAAAGATTTTattgtgtatagtgatgcttctttgagtGGTCTAGGTTATGTATTGGTGCAAGACAGAAAGATAATAGCTTATGCATCTCGCCAACTGCAACCACACGAGCATAATTACTCGACACATGATCTAGAGTTAGCTGCTGTAATTTTTGCATTGAAGATCTGGAGACATTATCTATACGGTAAGAAATGCTACATTTATACTAAttataaaagtctcaaatatcttTTATCTCAAAGGAGTTGAACTTGAGACAAAGATGATGGATTAAGcttttgaaagattatgattgtgttatagattatcatccaggaaaggtaaatgtggtagctgatgccttgagtaggaaagCTTCAGTTGAATTGCGAGCAATGTTTGCACATCTCAGTATCAGTAATGATTGGAGTCTGTTGGCTGATTTGAGAGTTAAACCAGTGATGTTTGATGAGATTAGAGCAGCACAGCTAGAAGATGACAAGTTgataaataaaagagaagtggtACAGAATAGCATGGTAGAAAATCTCAGCATTGATGAACATGATTGCTTAAGGTTTCGAAATTAGATTTGTGTTCCAGCTGTTTCTGAGTTAAAAGATTTGATTCTCTGAGCAGTACATGATAGCGTATTTGCTTTACACCTCGGAGGAACAAAAATGTACCAGAATTTgcaggagttgtattggtggcaggaatgaaaagagatatagttAAGTATGTTAGTAAGTGTTTGACTTGTCAATGAGTAAAGGTAGAGTATCAGGTTCCTACTAGATTATTACAGCATATTaatattcctgagtggaaatgggactgtATTACAATGTATTTTGTGTAAGGCTACTATTATCAGCAAGTAAAAAAAAATGTCatctgggtgattgttgatcggcTTACAAATTCGACTCATTTTATAGCAGTCAGGACTGATTGATCACTTCAGAAGCTTGCTGAAGTTTATATTTaggaggttgtgagattacatggtattcctTTATCTATAATTTCTGATCAGGATCCATGATTCATATCGAGGTTTTAAAAACAACTGCATGAGTCTTTGGGTACTTGACTTAATTTCAGTACAGCTTTCCATTCGCAAACTGACGAGCAGTCTGAACGGGTGATTTAGATTCTAGAAGACATACTATGAgcttgtatcatcgattttgaatcaggttgggatgTTATTTACCGTTGACAGAGTTtgtctataataatagtttccaatcaagtattcaaatggcttcgtatgaagctttatatggtcgaatATGTCGATCGTCTATGTGTTAGATGGAACTGAATGAAAGGATAATAATTGGGCCGGAGTTAATTCAAGAAACAGAGGAGATGGTTAAAAGGATTCAAGGAAGATTGAAGGCAGCCTTTGACAGAAAAAATTCaaacgcggatttgaaacgtcgaGACATTGAATACTTTgtcggtgataaggtgtttcttaaggtgtcaCCTTGGAAAAAAATCTTGATGTTTGGTCggaaaggaaaattgagccctcgttttattgggccatatgagttCGTG from Gossypium arboreum isolate Shixiya-1 chromosome 1, ASM2569848v2, whole genome shotgun sequence harbors:
- the LOC108481207 gene encoding uncharacterized protein LOC108481207, giving the protein MELNERIIIGPELIQETEEMVKRIQGRLKAAFDRKNSNADLKRRDIEYFVGDKVFLKVSPWKKILMFGRKGKLSPRFIGPYEFVERIEPVAYRLAVPLELQKIHNVFHVYILRRYRSDHSHVISTKDIEIRPDLSYEE